ACCAGGGTCGCCTTGCCGCGGGCGGCAATGGCCTCGCGCAGCAGGTGGGCCACGCGCAGTGCCTGGCCTTCGGCCAACAGGGTCGGGCTGCGGAACTCGTGGGCGGCTACACCCGCCGGCAGTTGCAAATCAGATATCGCCATACCAGGACCTCCCATCCCGCGTGATCAGTGCAATGGAGCTCATCGGCCCCCAGGACCCGGCCGCGTACGGCTTGGGCGCATCACCGGACTTCTTCCACCCGGCGATCAACTGGTCACACCACTTCCACGCGGCTTCGATTTCATCTTTGCGGACAAACAGGTTCTGATTGCCGCGCATCACTTCCAGCAACAACCGCTCGTAGGCATCGGGGATCCGCGCGCTGCGATAGGTGTCGGAAAAATTCAGTTGCAGCGGACCGCTGCGCAGTTGCATGCCCTTGTCCAGGCCCTGCTCCTTGGTCATCACCCGCAGCGAAATGCCTTCGTCCGGCTGCAGGCGGATGATCAGCTTGTTGCTGATCTGCAGGCGCTGCTCGGGGGCGAAGATATAGTGTGACGGTTCCTTGAAGTGGATGACGATCTGCGACAGTTTTTGCGGCATGCGCTTGCCGGTGCGCAGGTAGAACGGCACCCCGGCCCAACGCCAGTTGCGGATATCGGCCCGCAGGGCGACGAAGGTTTCGGTGTCGCTCTGGGTGTTGGAGTTTTCTTCCTCCAGATAACCCGGCACCGACTGGCCCTCGCTGTGGCCGGCGATGTACTGGCCGCGCACCACCTGGGTGGTCAGGCCTTCCGGACTGATCGGCGCCAGGGCCTTGAGCACCTTGACCTTCTCGTCACGGATGCTGTCGGCGGAGAGGTCCGCCGGTGGGTCCATGGCGATCAGGCACAGCAGCTGCAGCAGGTGGTTCTGGATCATGTCCCGCAGTTGGCCGGCCTTGTCGAAGTAACCCCAACGGCCTTCGATGCCGACCTTCTCGGCCACGGTGATTTCCACGTGGGAGATGTAGTTCTGGTTCCACTGGGTTTCGAACAGGCTGTTGGCGAAACGCAGGGCGATCAGGTTCTGCACCGTCTCCTTGCCCAGGTAGTGGTCGATCCGGTAGATGCGGTTTTCCGGGAAGAACTGGGCCACCGCGTCGTTGACCTTGCGCGAGGAATCCAGGTCCGAGCCGATGGGCTTTTCCAGGACCACGCGGGTGTGCTGGTTGAGCCCGACCCGGGACAGGTTCTCGCAGATCGCGCCATAGACCGCGGCCGGAGTGGCGAAGTAGGCGATCAGCCGCTGTTCGCTGCCGGCGCGTTCGGCCAGCGCCACGTAGTCCTCGGCCTTGAGGAAATCCACGTGCAGGTAGCTCAGGCGGGCCAGGAAGGTCTTGAGAACCTGGGCATCGATGTCCTTGTCGCCGACGTACTTGCGCAACTCGGTTTCGATGTTCGCCAGGTGCTCCTGTTCGCTGCCCGGCTCACGGGCCAGGGCCAGAATCCGCGTGTCGTCGTGCAGCAGACCGGCGGCATCGAGTTGGTACAAGGCAGGAAACAGCTTACGCAGCGCCAGATCGCCCAGCGCGCCGAACAAGGCAAAGGTGCAGGGTTCAACCGTAATCGAAGGCATGATGTTTGTTCTTTTATCAAGTTAAGCTACAAATACCTTTTTTCAAGGCATCACTCAAGGAAAAATGTAGTAATAAACACAACATTTTTACAAAATACAGATTCCAGGTGGTGGTCGTTCCGAGCCATCAGTAGGATAGGCCTCCTCTCAACTTCGCATTGCGGGCGCTTGTCGCGGCTCTGCCGCGGCGCCTGTCTAGCCGATCTAGGAAACTTTAATGGACCGAGTGCGAAATCTTCTGGAGCAGATCCAGAACCGCCTTGAAGAACTGAACAAAGCGGAACGTAAAGTCGCCGAAGTCATCCTGCTCAACCCGCAGCAGGCGACTCGCTTCAGCATCGCCGCCCTGGCCCAGGCCGCTTCGGTGAGCGAGCCGACGGTCAATCGCTTCTGCCGCTCCTTCGGCGTCAGCGGCTACCCGGAACTCAAGCTGCAACTGGCCCAGAGCCTGGCCAGCGGCGCGGCCTACGTCAGCCGCGCGGTGGAGGCCGACGACAACCCCGAAGCCTACACGCAAAAAATCTTCGGCAGCGCCATCGCCTCCCTGGACAGCGCCTGCCAGGCCCTGGACCCGAACCTGATCAGCAAGGCCGTCGACCTGTTGATCCAGGCCCGGCAGATCCACTTCTTCGGCCTCGGCGCCTCGGCCCCGGTGGCCATGGATGCGCTGCACAAGTTCTTCCGTTTCAACCTGGCGGTCACCGCCCATGCCGACGTGCTGATGCAGCGCATGATCGCCTCGGTGGCCCACACCGGCGAACTGTTCGTGATCATCTCCTACACCGGCCGCACGCGCGAACTGGTGGAAGTGGCACGCATTGCCCGGGAAAACGGCGCATCGGTGCTGGGGCTGACCGCAGAGAACTCGCCCCTGGCCAAGGCCAGTACCTTGAGCCTGAACATTCCGCTGCCGGAAGACACCGACATCTACATGCCGATGACCTCGCGGATCATCCAGCTCACCGTGCTCGACGTGCTGGCCACCGGCATGACCCTGCGCCGGGGCGTGGACTTCCAGCCGCACCTGCGCAAGATCAAGGAAAGCCTCAACGCCAGCCGCTACCCGGTGGGCGACGAGTTCAACTGAGGCAGGCCGGTTCGCCGGCCTGCCGGCTACACCGCAACCTGCGCCCTACACCGCAGCCCGCGCCTGCAAGCTCAGGTGCGCCTGCTCTCCCGGCGCCAGGCGCAGGCTGTCGGTGCCCCCGGCAGCCGCTTCGACGCAGACAAACCGCGACACCTCATTCCAGCTCACCCCCAGCAGCGGCCGGCTCCCCGGATGCCAGACCACGGTGTCGGCATCGTCACCGGTATCGATGCACAGCTCGCGCTGCCAGGCGTGATCCTTGAGCTGCAATTCGCCTTCGTGCTGGAACACCCGCTGGCAACCGCCCTCGACCCGCAACTCGCCCTGCTGCTGGCAGGCCTGGCGGTTCAACTGGTCGTAACCCTGGGCGCCATCGAGCCCAGACAGCGCTACCTCACCGACGTCGCCAATACGCCAGTAAGCGTGCAAAGCCTGGCTCAACTGGCAGGGTTCAGTGTCCTGATGCTCGGTGCTCAGGCGCAGGTCCATGCTCTGGCCCAGGTGCGCATGCAGGTCGACCTTCCAGTCGCACAGCTGCAATTGCCAGTGCAGGCGCACGCCGTCTTCATCGTTGCTGCTGTCCAGCAGCTTCCAGTCCAGCAGCCGCGCCCAACCGTGGGACGGCCAGGCATTCTCGCTAGGGTGACGGCCATACCAGGGCCAGCACACCGGCACCCCGCCACGGATCGCCCCCACTTGCGGCCACTTCGAGGCGCACCACAGCCAGGGCTTCTGCCCGGCCGGCTGGAAGTGCAGCAACTGGGCGCCCTGGCGACTGAACACCGCCTGGCACAGCGGGTGATCGATCACCAGCACATCGCGCATCTGATAGCGCTCCCAGGCGAACACCGGGCGTTCGCGCAAGGATTTGAAAAAACGTTGTAGCGGATGCTCATGCATGGGCCGCGGTCCTGAAAATCACTGCTGTCTCGATATTCATGAGGGGAATGCGCCTGCCCCACAAAAAAAAGCGGACGGCCTGGGCCATCCGCAAAATGCGCACATGGAGGAGGAGCTTATCGCAACAGCTCTAGAACACCGACTGAATTTTCAGACCGGCCACCAACGCGTTATCCACCTCATCCACGCCGCCCGGGTGGGTGATGTATTGCAGGTTGGGGCGCACGGTCAGCCAGTTGGTCACGTGGAAACCGTAGTTGATCTCGTAGTTGTATTCCGTGTCGCGCAGTGGCATGTACAGCGGGTTGTCGTAGTTGCTGATGCCGTTGTCCTCGTTGATCAACTGAGCGTTCTTGCGCACATCGTCGTTGACGTGGATACGCGCGAAACCGATGCCCACGTCATCTTTCGGACGGGCGTCGAACGGGCCCTTGTAGACGAACATCAACGACTGGTAGTTATCGACGACGTTGGTGTCCTTGTCGTGGAAGGTGGCGTTGGCGGCGATGTTCAGGCCACGGGAAGCGTCACCGTTATGGGTGGTGAGTTGCTGCTGCCCGACGAACCAGTAGCCGTGCTTGCTGTTGTGCACGCGATAGGCGTCGCCTGTGTCCGCGGCGTCCTGACCGTTGACGTCCTTGCGCACATCATTGGCGTCGGCCGTGCTCTTGTAGTAACCGACGCGGTATTCGCCCGGCAGATTATTGAGCTTGGGCGACCAGACCAGTTCCACCGGCAATACCGTGCCCTTGGTGCCGCTGCCGCTGAGCTTGAAGCCGTTGCCGTGTTCCAGCTGCGACGGGTTCTGGTTGTAGGCGCCGATCTGCGCATACAGCTCGGGGGTGATGTGGTACTTGATGCGCAACGCCGCCTGGCTGACCGGCCAGTTGTACCAGATGCCGGTGGCCCAGTTGCCCACCTGGGAGCCGCAGAAGGCCAGGTTCTGGAACTCGCAGGGGAAGGTGTTGAAGTCTTCGCCCTCGCCGAAATAACCGGCCTTGACGTCCAGCTTGCCGTCGAGGAACTGGTGCTGAACCCACAACTGGGTCAGACGGACCATGTGGCCACGGCCGTAGACTTCCTGGGAGGAACTCAGGGTGCCGGCACGGGGGTCGCCGATGCGGTCATTGGAGATGTTCTGGCCGTTGCGGTTGGTCAGCTGGATCTTGGCCTGGGTGTTGTCCCAGCCCAGCAGTTTCTGCAGATCGAAGGCCACGCCAAGGCCGAACTGATCGCTGTAGCGCCCGGTCTTGTCGTCGTTGTAGCCACCACGCAGGTTGGCGCCCATTTCCCCGACGTAGTCGGCCTTGATGTCGATCCCCTGCTCGATCAGCTTGGTGCGCTCACCGCCCCAGTCGCCGGTCATCCACTTGGAGTCGGCGCTGAACGCCTCGTCGGCCATGGCATTGGCGGACAGGACCAGTGCCGCCAGCGCCGACAACTGGCAGAGCAGCCGGGTGTTGCTGTGTCGCTTTTTCATCCCTACATCCTCGTCTTTATTGTTATTAACGATCTATCCAACGTGGTTTACAGCGGGTGCGACGGATGACAGGCCATCCGCCATGGATTCAACGGCCCTTGAACTGCGCAACGTTACCGCCACGGGTTTCGCTCATCGACGCCGCAGCCGTCCCCAGGCGCTCGCCGCTCTGGGCATCGAACAGCAGCACCCGGGCCGGATCGAACTGCAGGGTCAGGGTTTCCCCGGCAT
This genomic stretch from Pseudomonas sp. Os17 harbors:
- the zwf gene encoding glucose-6-phosphate dehydrogenase: MPSITVEPCTFALFGALGDLALRKLFPALYQLDAAGLLHDDTRILALAREPGSEQEHLANIETELRKYVGDKDIDAQVLKTFLARLSYLHVDFLKAEDYVALAERAGSEQRLIAYFATPAAVYGAICENLSRVGLNQHTRVVLEKPIGSDLDSSRKVNDAVAQFFPENRIYRIDHYLGKETVQNLIALRFANSLFETQWNQNYISHVEITVAEKVGIEGRWGYFDKAGQLRDMIQNHLLQLLCLIAMDPPADLSADSIRDEKVKVLKALAPISPEGLTTQVVRGQYIAGHSEGQSVPGYLEEENSNTQSDTETFVALRADIRNWRWAGVPFYLRTGKRMPQKLSQIVIHFKEPSHYIFAPEQRLQISNKLIIRLQPDEGISLRVMTKEQGLDKGMQLRSGPLQLNFSDTYRSARIPDAYERLLLEVMRGNQNLFVRKDEIEAAWKWCDQLIAGWKKSGDAPKPYAAGSWGPMSSIALITRDGRSWYGDI
- a CDS encoding MurR/RpiR family transcriptional regulator produces the protein MRNLLEQIQNRLEELNKAERKVAEVILLNPQQATRFSIAALAQAASVSEPTVNRFCRSFGVSGYPELKLQLAQSLASGAAYVSRAVEADDNPEAYTQKIFGSAIASLDSACQALDPNLISKAVDLLIQARQIHFFGLGASAPVAMDALHKFFRFNLAVTAHADVLMQRMIASVAHTGELFVIISYTGRTRELVEVARIARENGASVLGLTAENSPLAKASTLSLNIPLPEDTDIYMPMTSRIIQLTVLDVLATGMTLRRGVDFQPHLRKIKESLNASRYPVGDEFN
- a CDS encoding D-hexose-6-phosphate mutarotase, whose product is MHEHPLQRFFKSLRERPVFAWERYQMRDVLVIDHPLCQAVFSRQGAQLLHFQPAGQKPWLWCASKWPQVGAIRGGVPVCWPWYGRHPSENAWPSHGWARLLDWKLLDSSNDEDGVRLHWQLQLCDWKVDLHAHLGQSMDLRLSTEHQDTEPCQLSQALHAYWRIGDVGEVALSGLDGAQGYDQLNRQACQQQGELRVEGGCQRVFQHEGELQLKDHAWQRELCIDTGDDADTVVWHPGSRPLLGVSWNEVSRFVCVEAAAGGTDSLRLAPGEQAHLSLQARAAV
- a CDS encoding carbohydrate porin, with protein sequence MKKRHSNTRLLCQLSALAALVLSANAMADEAFSADSKWMTGDWGGERTKLIEQGIDIKADYVGEMGANLRGGYNDDKTGRYSDQFGLGVAFDLQKLLGWDNTQAKIQLTNRNGQNISNDRIGDPRAGTLSSSQEVYGRGHMVRLTQLWVQHQFLDGKLDVKAGYFGEGEDFNTFPCEFQNLAFCGSQVGNWATGIWYNWPVSQAALRIKYHITPELYAQIGAYNQNPSQLEHGNGFKLSGSGTKGTVLPVELVWSPKLNNLPGEYRVGYYKSTADANDVRKDVNGQDAADTGDAYRVHNSKHGYWFVGQQQLTTHNGDASRGLNIAANATFHDKDTNVVDNYQSLMFVYKGPFDARPKDDVGIGFARIHVNDDVRKNAQLINEDNGISNYDNPLYMPLRDTEYNYEINYGFHVTNWLTVRPNLQYITHPGGVDEVDNALVAGLKIQSVF